In Microbacterium enclense, one genomic interval encodes:
- a CDS encoding DUF6328 family protein: MSTPFDDRDDGRPESPAQRADRNWNDVLQELRVLQTGTQILTGFLLALAFQSAFADLAAGWRGFYLALVSLSALSAVVALAPVALHRAVFQRGIKPALVRFGHHALRGALALVSLLLVGVVVFVFGIVVGVTAGVIAGVVLAAAILVLWVVMPEVLRRRSGKDRP, translated from the coding sequence GTGAGTACCCCTTTCGACGATCGAGACGACGGCAGGCCGGAGAGCCCTGCTCAGCGTGCGGACCGCAATTGGAACGACGTGCTGCAGGAGCTGCGCGTCTTGCAGACGGGCACGCAGATCCTCACCGGATTCCTGCTCGCCCTCGCCTTCCAGTCCGCCTTCGCCGACCTCGCCGCGGGCTGGCGAGGGTTCTATCTGGCGCTGGTGAGTCTCTCCGCCCTGAGCGCGGTCGTCGCCTTGGCGCCCGTGGCTCTGCACCGAGCCGTCTTTCAGCGGGGCATCAAACCCGCCTTGGTGAGGTTCGGCCACCATGCGCTTCGCGGCGCCTTGGCCCTCGTGTCGCTGCTGCTCGTCGGTGTCGTGGTGTTCGTCTTCGGCATCGTGGTCGGGGTGACCGCCGGCGTGATCGCGGGAGTCGTGCTCGCCGCGGCGATCCTCGTACTGTGGGTGGTGATGCCGGAAGTGCTCCGGCGCCGCAGCGGAAAGGACCGACCGTGA
- a CDS encoding carbon-nitrogen hydrolase family protein produces MTDAGFGLAVAQFAPAASRAANLEAIAEGARTAAARGARVVVFPEYSSYFVDPFDASLADNAEDLEGAFTAALTALATELGLVVVAGLLEKADDGRRVRNTVVAVADDGIRAVYRKLHLYDAFGQRESDWVAPGEIAPPETFDVDGLRFGLMTCYDLRFPEVSRTLADAGVEVVLVPAEWVRGPLKEHHWRTLVQARAIENTVFVAGADHPPPLGVGHSMIVDPQGVIIATVGTTTDVAVAHIDPDAIARVRRVNPALELRRFRVTPR; encoded by the coding sequence GTGACCGACGCAGGATTCGGCCTGGCTGTCGCGCAGTTCGCGCCCGCAGCCTCGCGTGCGGCCAACCTCGAGGCGATCGCCGAGGGGGCGCGCACCGCCGCGGCACGCGGGGCGCGGGTCGTGGTGTTCCCGGAGTACTCCAGCTACTTCGTCGACCCCTTCGACGCCTCACTCGCGGATAACGCTGAAGACCTCGAGGGCGCTTTCACTGCCGCGCTGACGGCGCTCGCGACGGAACTCGGCCTCGTCGTGGTCGCCGGCCTGCTCGAGAAGGCGGACGACGGCCGTCGCGTGCGCAACACCGTCGTGGCGGTGGCGGATGACGGCATCCGTGCCGTGTACCGGAAGCTGCACCTGTACGACGCGTTCGGTCAGCGGGAGTCGGACTGGGTGGCGCCGGGGGAGATCGCCCCGCCCGAGACCTTCGACGTCGACGGGCTCCGATTCGGTCTCATGACCTGTTACGACCTGCGCTTCCCCGAGGTCTCGCGCACCCTCGCCGACGCCGGCGTCGAGGTCGTCCTGGTACCGGCCGAATGGGTGCGCGGACCCCTCAAGGAACATCACTGGCGAACGCTCGTGCAGGCCCGGGCCATCGAGAACACGGTCTTCGTGGCGGGGGCCGATCACCCGCCACCGCTCGGCGTGGGGCACTCCATGATCGTCGACCCGCAGGGCGTGATCATCGCCACGGTGGGCACGACCACCGACGTCGCGGTTGCCCACATCGACCCGGACGCCATCGCCCGCGTGCGTCGCGTGAACCCCGCTCTGGAGCTCCGGCGCTTCCGCGTCACCCCGCGCTGA
- a CDS encoding helix-turn-helix transcriptional regulator: MREFGSNLRRARLAVALTQEDVALRAKISLFTYQKLEKGESNPGTPANPRLQTLLALSVVLGVPVQDLVPDLSRWQGSLSP, from the coding sequence ATGCGTGAGTTCGGATCGAATCTCCGGAGGGCGCGCCTGGCGGTGGCGTTGACGCAAGAAGACGTGGCTCTGCGCGCGAAGATCTCGCTTTTCACGTATCAGAAGCTCGAAAAGGGCGAATCGAATCCAGGAACTCCGGCGAACCCCCGTCTCCAGACGTTGCTGGCGCTTTCCGTCGTCCTGGGGGTTCCGGTTCAAGACCTCGTGCCCGACCTCTCGCGCTGGCAGGGCTCGCTGTCGCCCTGA
- a CDS encoding alternative tryptophan synthase beta-subunit, whose product MSRTPRTRESRPLRITHVYGPSLKWTKLPGTARLTRETGLRLRREGYTMVRTRAGWRMVREISLLRFADALDH is encoded by the coding sequence ATGTCTCGCACACCACGCACGCGTGAATCGCGCCCCCTCCGCATCACCCACGTGTACGGGCCGTCTCTGAAATGGACGAAGCTCCCCGGTACCGCCCGCCTGACGCGCGAGACCGGCCTGCGCCTTCGCCGCGAGGGCTACACGATGGTCCGCACACGGGCGGGATGGCGGATGGTGCGCGAGATCTCGCTGCTCAGGTTCGCCGACGCACTCGACCACTAG
- a CDS encoding nuclear transport factor 2 family protein, giving the protein MGPTDPSFAERERHVEALFAALRRADVGAAVALFADDAHIMRIRYAGGHVSGGHMVATGRTDIARSLREFVRRAPVIRAAAFSWEGEGLLVRVECSLDGPHGGREQWSRLVGYDFAGGLISHVRETTHDDEE; this is encoded by the coding sequence ATGGGGCCGACCGATCCCTCCTTCGCGGAGCGGGAGCGTCACGTCGAGGCTCTCTTCGCCGCCCTCAGACGCGCCGACGTGGGAGCGGCCGTGGCTCTGTTCGCCGACGACGCGCACATCATGCGCATCCGCTACGCCGGAGGTCATGTCTCGGGTGGGCACATGGTCGCGACCGGACGGACGGACATCGCGCGAAGCCTTCGCGAATTCGTCCGCCGCGCGCCGGTGATCCGTGCCGCGGCATTCTCGTGGGAGGGCGAGGGACTTCTCGTCCGGGTGGAGTGCTCGCTCGATGGCCCGCACGGCGGACGTGAGCAGTGGTCCCGCCTGGTCGGATACGACTTCGCGGGAGGTCTCATCAGCCACGTCCGCGAGACGACCCACGACGACGAGGAGTGA
- a CDS encoding aminotransferase class I/II-fold pyridoxal phosphate-dependent enzyme has product MQIIPGAWQRTARGAGLLAPDGHAVPTIFAEMTALATSTGALNLGQGFPDEDGPEVVLEAARRAIADGVNQYAPGRGFPELLTAIAEHQRRFYGIDLDPGSEVLVTVGATEALAATLLALIDGPDDEVVVFEPYYDSYAASVALAGARLVPVPLLWPDFQPDLEQLASAVTDRTRVILVNDPHNPTGTVFSREVLDEVIRLAHLHDAIIVTDEVYEHLVFDGPHVPIATLPGAAERTVSISSAGKTFSLTGWKTGWVTGPAELVTAILAVKQFLTYVGGSPFQPAIASGLRLPDAFFSSVAETMAAKARILATGLRGAGFAVSTPGGSYFTVVDAAPLGATDADSFCRELPARAGVVGIPLTAFVSPGHRDRYATLVRFAACKRVEVLSEAARRLSALSEL; this is encoded by the coding sequence ATGCAGATCATCCCCGGCGCCTGGCAGCGCACCGCCCGCGGAGCGGGCCTCCTCGCCCCTGACGGTCACGCCGTGCCCACCATCTTCGCCGAGATGACCGCCCTCGCGACCTCGACCGGTGCCCTCAATCTCGGTCAGGGTTTCCCCGACGAAGACGGGCCCGAGGTCGTGCTCGAAGCCGCTCGTCGGGCGATCGCCGACGGGGTGAACCAGTACGCCCCCGGCCGTGGATTCCCCGAACTTCTCACCGCGATCGCCGAGCACCAGCGGCGCTTCTACGGGATCGACCTCGACCCCGGGAGCGAGGTTCTCGTCACCGTGGGGGCGACCGAGGCCCTGGCGGCGACGTTACTCGCGTTGATCGACGGCCCGGACGACGAGGTCGTCGTGTTCGAGCCGTACTACGACTCCTACGCCGCGAGCGTCGCCCTCGCGGGCGCCCGACTCGTGCCGGTCCCGCTGCTGTGGCCCGATTTCCAGCCCGACCTCGAGCAGCTGGCATCCGCGGTCACCGATCGCACCCGTGTCATCCTCGTCAACGATCCGCACAATCCCACCGGAACGGTGTTCTCCCGTGAGGTCCTCGACGAGGTCATCCGGCTCGCCCACCTCCACGATGCGATCATCGTGACCGACGAGGTGTACGAGCACCTGGTCTTCGATGGACCACACGTGCCGATCGCCACGCTTCCCGGCGCCGCCGAACGGACGGTGTCGATCTCGTCCGCCGGCAAGACGTTCTCGCTCACCGGGTGGAAGACCGGGTGGGTCACGGGACCGGCCGAGCTTGTCACCGCGATTCTTGCGGTGAAGCAGTTCCTCACGTACGTCGGCGGGTCACCCTTCCAACCCGCGATCGCGAGCGGGCTCCGACTCCCTGACGCCTTCTTCTCCTCCGTCGCGGAGACCATGGCCGCCAAGGCTCGGATTCTCGCGACCGGCCTGCGCGGCGCCGGCTTCGCCGTCTCGACGCCCGGGGGGTCGTACTTCACGGTCGTGGATGCCGCGCCGCTGGGCGCCACGGATGCCGACTCTTTCTGCCGCGAGCTGCCCGCCCGCGCGGGAGTGGTCGGCATCCCGCTGACCGCCTTCGTCTCCCCCGGGCACCGTGACCGTTACGCGACCCTCGTCCGCTTCGCCGCCTGCAAACGCGTCGAGGTGTTGTCGGAGGCCGCGCGGCGGCTCTCCGCGCTCTCGGAACTCTGA
- a CDS encoding trypsin-like peptidase domain-containing protein yields the protein MSDTTDNRPEGNDNSRNTDAAAQNAVPTSPRTDHGAAGNASDAAAPAGAVPPVPTRSPAAAAAAWPPPAHTPAAGAHPGGTHDGATRPQDYAAAPSGATGPTGHAFGPAAGGHDPRGQHPTLNLSEGASPSQPRKKSAAPRIAALLVAAALVGGGAGLGGTYAGLTLWGGSNSAAVSGPTAVTVNNPEDVNNTTAVAAKVVPSVVTIQAMEGQTGDTGSGVILSKDGYILTNNHVVTIGGKSANPTVSVTTSDGRVFSAKIVGTDPTYDLAVIKLDGASNLTPIDWADSSKLNVGDNVSAVGAPLDLPNTVTTGIVSALNRSILVASSAAPKDGTESEDGSGSGGNETPFFFDFGEGQQGQQQTSQSIKIAVIQTDAAINPGNSGGALVDDEGKLIGINVAIASAGGSSSGGQSGNIGVGFAIPSDVAKRISQEIIDNGAATHGLLGANVQDAANIQGATTTGAVIAEAVSGGAAQAAGLQKGDIVTKFNGIPITNSADLTAQVRALAAGAKAEVTYVRNGQEKTVEVTLGQMPTN from the coding sequence ATGAGCGACACCACGGACAATCGTCCCGAGGGTAACGACAACAGCCGGAACACCGACGCGGCCGCACAGAACGCCGTGCCCACGTCGCCTCGCACCGATCACGGAGCTGCGGGGAACGCGAGCGATGCCGCCGCGCCCGCCGGTGCCGTCCCACCCGTGCCGACCCGGTCGCCCGCCGCCGCAGCGGCCGCATGGCCGCCACCCGCGCACACCCCCGCCGCGGGTGCTCACCCCGGCGGCACGCACGACGGCGCGACTCGCCCTCAGGACTATGCCGCCGCCCCGTCGGGGGCGACCGGTCCCACCGGTCACGCCTTCGGGCCCGCAGCCGGCGGTCACGATCCGCGCGGGCAGCACCCCACCCTGAACCTGTCCGAGGGTGCTTCGCCCTCGCAGCCCCGCAAGAAGAGCGCCGCGCCTCGGATCGCCGCGCTGCTCGTCGCCGCCGCGCTCGTCGGCGGCGGTGCCGGTCTCGGCGGTACGTACGCCGGACTGACGCTGTGGGGCGGATCGAACTCGGCCGCCGTGTCGGGTCCCACCGCGGTCACCGTGAACAACCCCGAGGACGTCAACAACACCACGGCAGTCGCCGCGAAGGTGGTTCCGAGCGTCGTGACGATCCAGGCCATGGAAGGCCAGACCGGTGACACCGGCTCCGGCGTCATCCTGAGCAAGGACGGCTACATCCTCACGAACAACCACGTGGTCACGATCGGTGGGAAGTCGGCGAATCCCACCGTGTCGGTTACGACCTCCGACGGCCGCGTGTTCTCGGCGAAGATCGTCGGCACCGATCCGACCTACGACCTCGCCGTGATCAAGCTCGACGGTGCCTCGAACCTCACGCCGATCGACTGGGCGGATTCGTCGAAGCTGAACGTCGGTGACAACGTCAGCGCCGTCGGGGCCCCGCTCGACCTGCCGAACACGGTGACCACCGGCATCGTCAGCGCGCTGAACCGGTCGATCCTGGTCGCCTCGTCGGCTGCGCCGAAGGACGGCACCGAGTCGGAGGACGGCTCGGGATCGGGAGGAAACGAGACCCCGTTCTTCTTCGACTTCGGTGAAGGCCAGCAGGGCCAGCAGCAGACGTCGCAGTCCATCAAGATCGCCGTCATTCAGACCGACGCCGCCATCAACCCGGGCAACTCCGGCGGCGCGCTGGTCGACGACGAGGGCAAGCTCATCGGCATCAACGTCGCCATCGCCAGTGCCGGCGGTTCATCGTCGGGGGGCCAGTCCGGCAACATCGGCGTCGGCTTCGCGATCCCGTCCGACGTGGCCAAGCGCATCTCGCAGGAGATCATCGACAACGGCGCCGCCACCCACGGCCTGCTCGGTGCGAACGTCCAGGATGCCGCGAACATCCAGGGCGCGACGACGACCGGTGCCGTGATCGCCGAGGCCGTCAGTGGAGGTGCGGCCCAGGCTGCGGGACTGCAGAAGGGCGACATCGTCACCAAGTTCAACGGCATCCCGATCACCAACTCCGCCGACCTGACCGCTCAGGTGCGCGCATTGGCGGCGGGCGCCAAGGCGGAGGTCACCTACGTCCGCAACGGTCAGGAGAAGACCGTCGAGGTCACGCTCGGCCAGATGCCGACCAACTGA
- a CDS encoding CDP-glycerol glycerophosphotransferase family protein: MASFSFGAGNARKLRRIPVYVAGRLLTAATPRSRAEWVFGCAVGVTDGALALWRVAAAHGETGVWLVADTAQARQADELGIPWVRKDSLRGLWRTARARVIVVTHGFGDVQRYAVTGAFIVQLWHGIPLKRIGLDSAETTRTSSGPAGEVLRPIVAALYRRTTRQISLLPAASHLVRGRLETAFALSDERLPVTGEPRVDVLSRGRAEDRRAVARAELEKTTGLSLGDRRVVLYAPTWRDGEDDPAVPSGGEWDAISAVLDRLDAVLLVRSHPLGEGDYTPPTPIDRVASLGADRATDVTPVLPGVDVLITDYSSLVFDAALVPLPVLFFAPDLEAYTARRGLYGRYADVAGTDPARTWAEALTHLDGILNDPTEAVKASRRRSATVHAHRDGRNAERVYREVRRRLDRETPSSVPWGARRAQR; the protein is encoded by the coding sequence GTGGCGTCTTTCTCGTTCGGGGCGGGAAACGCGCGAAAACTCCGTCGGATCCCGGTGTACGTCGCGGGTCGGCTCCTCACGGCCGCCACCCCGCGGTCGCGCGCAGAATGGGTGTTCGGCTGCGCGGTCGGCGTGACCGACGGCGCTCTCGCGCTCTGGCGCGTCGCCGCGGCGCACGGCGAGACGGGCGTGTGGCTCGTGGCCGACACCGCCCAGGCGCGGCAGGCGGACGAGCTCGGCATCCCCTGGGTGCGAAAGGACTCCCTGCGGGGGCTGTGGCGTACGGCCCGGGCACGCGTGATCGTGGTCACGCACGGCTTCGGCGATGTGCAGAGGTACGCGGTCACCGGCGCATTCATCGTCCAGCTCTGGCACGGGATCCCGCTGAAGCGGATCGGGCTCGACTCCGCCGAGACCACCCGTACGTCGTCGGGTCCGGCGGGTGAGGTGCTCCGCCCGATCGTCGCGGCGCTCTACCGCCGGACGACCCGTCAGATCTCCCTGCTCCCCGCCGCGTCGCATCTCGTGCGCGGGCGGCTCGAGACGGCCTTCGCTCTCTCCGACGAGCGACTCCCCGTCACGGGCGAGCCCCGGGTCGACGTGCTCTCGCGCGGGCGTGCCGAGGATCGGCGAGCCGTCGCACGCGCCGAACTCGAGAAGACGACGGGGCTGTCGCTGGGTGACCGCCGAGTCGTTCTCTACGCGCCCACGTGGCGCGACGGCGAGGACGACCCCGCCGTCCCGAGCGGCGGCGAGTGGGATGCCATCTCCGCGGTGCTCGACCGGCTCGACGCCGTCCTGCTCGTACGGTCACACCCGCTGGGCGAGGGGGACTACACGCCGCCGACTCCGATCGACCGCGTGGCGTCCCTCGGGGCCGACCGGGCAACGGACGTGACGCCGGTGCTGCCGGGCGTCGACGTGCTGATCACCGACTATTCCTCCCTTGTGTTCGACGCGGCGCTCGTGCCGCTGCCGGTGCTGTTCTTCGCCCCCGACCTCGAGGCGTACACGGCGCGGCGAGGGCTGTACGGGCGCTACGCCGACGTCGCCGGCACCGATCCGGCACGCACCTGGGCGGAGGCGCTCACCCACCTGGACGGCATCCTGAACGATCCCACCGAGGCGGTGAAGGCCTCCCGCCGGCGGAGCGCGACCGTCCACGCCCACCGCGACGGCAGGAACGCCGAGCGCGTCTATCGCGAGGTTCGCCGCCGCCTCGACCGCGAGACACCGAGCAGCGTCCCGTGGGGCGCGAGAAGGGCGCAGCGATGA
- a CDS encoding CDP-glycerol glycerophosphotransferase family protein, protein MTDARFVDDGTGTVFEISGVGPRPASVQLIGRRARVTARLHGRGRSWRAELPLRAPRWGGPELPLPTGEYRVRVDAGEATDAAVPDAAIPLTMLTGLRAAWTGAILHVGPPVDPAFTSREGQAILEKRYSASREPLENAVFFESFYGRNASCNPLAIDRELARVAPGVTRYWSVVDPSVAVPPGAVAVVEGSPAWWRARGTARLLVVNDWLRRRFVRRPGQVVLQTWHGTPLKRLALHRPGFDPRRAVAVVREALRWNVLLAQSPYAARVLTKAYAFLRRPVWIEGYPRNDVLHSDDGRRTRQALGIEAEERVLLYAPTWRDDREAIVDFVDPAALARATDSVVLVRGHSRTLLPGEDARGPRVIDVTGYPDTAHLLAAADALITDYSSVMFDFSITGKPLYFLVPDLEHYRGALRGFYFDLLDAAPGPIVRSQDDLERAIEEVDPSIFADRYARWQRIFNARDDGRASERVVARILDRGFVDRE, encoded by the coding sequence ATGACTGACGCGCGATTCGTCGACGACGGCACCGGCACGGTGTTCGAGATCAGCGGTGTCGGGCCGCGCCCCGCCTCCGTGCAGCTGATCGGGCGGCGTGCTCGCGTCACCGCGCGTCTGCACGGGCGGGGGCGGAGCTGGCGAGCCGAGCTGCCTCTGCGGGCGCCGCGCTGGGGTGGGCCCGAGCTTCCCCTGCCGACGGGGGAGTACCGCGTACGCGTCGATGCGGGTGAAGCGACGGATGCCGCCGTCCCGGATGCCGCCATTCCGCTGACCATGCTGACGGGGCTGCGCGCGGCGTGGACAGGCGCCATCCTGCATGTCGGGCCGCCGGTCGATCCGGCGTTCACCTCACGCGAAGGCCAGGCCATCCTCGAGAAGAGGTACTCCGCGAGTCGCGAACCGCTGGAGAACGCCGTGTTCTTCGAGAGCTTCTACGGACGCAACGCGAGCTGCAATCCGCTCGCGATCGATCGCGAGCTCGCGCGGGTTGCCCCGGGGGTCACGCGGTACTGGAGCGTGGTCGACCCGTCCGTGGCGGTTCCCCCGGGGGCCGTGGCCGTCGTGGAGGGGAGCCCCGCCTGGTGGCGGGCCCGCGGAACGGCCCGGCTGCTCGTCGTCAACGACTGGTTGCGTCGACGCTTCGTCCGTCGTCCCGGGCAGGTCGTTCTGCAGACCTGGCACGGCACCCCCCTGAAGCGGCTGGCGTTGCACCGCCCCGGATTCGATCCGCGACGCGCGGTCGCCGTGGTCCGCGAGGCGCTCCGGTGGAACGTTCTCCTCGCGCAGAGCCCGTACGCGGCGCGCGTGCTGACCAAGGCGTACGCGTTCCTCCGTCGGCCCGTGTGGATCGAGGGCTACCCGCGCAACGATGTCCTCCACAGCGACGACGGGCGACGCACCCGGCAGGCCTTGGGCATCGAGGCCGAGGAGCGCGTCCTCCTGTACGCCCCCACATGGCGGGACGACCGCGAGGCCATCGTCGATTTCGTCGACCCGGCGGCGCTCGCCCGCGCGACCGATTCGGTCGTGCTGGTGCGCGGCCACTCCCGAACGCTCCTCCCCGGCGAGGACGCGCGAGGCCCCCGCGTCATCGACGTGACCGGGTACCCCGACACGGCGCACCTGCTCGCCGCGGCCGACGCTCTGATCACCGACTACTCGTCCGTGATGTTCGACTTCAGCATCACCGGGAAGCCCCTGTACTTCCTGGTCCCCGACCTCGAGCACTACCGCGGAGCCCTGCGCGGGTTCTACTTCGACCTGCTCGACGCGGCACCCGGTCCCATCGTCCGATCGCAGGACGACCTCGAACGGGCGATCGAGGAGGTCGACCCGTCGATCTTCGCCGATCGGTACGCACGATGGCAGCGCATCTTCAACGCGCGGGACGACGGCCGTGCGAGCGAGCGGGTCGTCGCACGCATCCTCGATCGCGGGTTCGTCGATCGCGAGTGA
- a CDS encoding glycosyltransferase family 2 protein — translation MLLPTPGGRDAPVPPDDAGVSFIMPVLNEERYLRRAVGSTLSQDVPGPVEIVLALGPSTDGTTAIARELAAEDDRIVLVENPDADIPVGLNLALGVSRYPTVVRVDAHSELSPGYTLRALATLARTRAANVGGVMRADGRSPFQRAVARAYNARVGLGGGAYHGGSPEGPAESAYLGVMRRAAIDEVGGFDPSLRRGEDWELNLRLRRAGYRVWFDPALSVVYWPRESWTRLVRQFRATGAWRGELVRRYGRRNSLRFFAPPALVAATVLSAATGVWQIGRRVRGRRSAAASVVHVPVAAYAALVALAALGRAGGGGWRDRMWTAAVLPSMHLSWGAGFVGGVLRGARDTVDTSRLNGRNTPLP, via the coding sequence ATGCTGCTCCCGACCCCCGGCGGAAGAGACGCGCCCGTTCCCCCCGACGACGCCGGCGTGAGCTTCATCATGCCCGTGTTGAACGAGGAGAGGTATCTGCGTCGCGCGGTCGGCTCGACCCTCAGCCAGGATGTCCCCGGCCCCGTCGAGATCGTGCTCGCCCTCGGACCTTCGACCGACGGCACCACCGCGATCGCACGGGAGCTCGCCGCGGAGGATGACCGCATCGTGCTGGTGGAGAATCCGGATGCCGACATCCCGGTGGGTCTGAATCTCGCGCTCGGTGTGAGCCGCTACCCCACTGTCGTCCGCGTCGATGCCCATTCCGAGCTCTCCCCCGGGTACACGCTCCGGGCGCTGGCCACTCTCGCGCGCACCCGCGCGGCCAACGTCGGCGGTGTGATGCGCGCCGATGGTCGCTCGCCTTTTCAGAGGGCGGTGGCGCGGGCGTACAACGCGCGCGTCGGCCTCGGCGGCGGGGCCTATCACGGCGGTTCGCCCGAGGGGCCGGCGGAGTCGGCCTATCTCGGCGTGATGCGTCGCGCGGCCATTGACGAGGTCGGAGGATTCGATCCGTCCCTCCGGCGCGGGGAGGACTGGGAGCTCAACCTCCGGCTGCGCCGTGCGGGGTACCGCGTCTGGTTCGACCCGGCACTCTCGGTCGTCTACTGGCCCCGCGAGAGCTGGACCCGCCTGGTGCGGCAGTTCCGTGCCACGGGGGCGTGGCGCGGCGAACTCGTCCGACGCTACGGTCGCCGCAACTCGTTGCGTTTCTTCGCCCCGCCCGCCCTGGTGGCAGCGACCGTGCTGTCGGCCGCGACGGGCGTCTGGCAGATCGGTCGCCGCGTGCGGGGTCGGCGGTCGGCTGCGGCATCCGTGGTCCATGTCCCGGTTGCCGCGTACGCTGCCCTCGTCGCCCTGGCCGCGCTGGGTCGGGCGGGAGGAGGAGGATGGCGCGACCGGATGTGGACGGCGGCGGTGCTGCCCTCGATGCACCTCTCGTGGGGAGCCGGGTTCGTGGGGGGCGTTCTGCGCGGGGCTCGCGACACCGTCGACACGTCGCGGCTGAACGGCCGCAACACGCCCCTGCCCTGA
- a CDS encoding CDP-glycerol glycerophosphotransferase family protein translates to MPLARDARLAVGLLRKALATRTARRDLHRALAARGPLPHATFRIAVYFADGAVNMYQMRQWYAPLRDLARTWPVVVISRSIRGADALLKDGELPVAFAPTVRDVEQVLAEQDIRLVFYVNQNTRNFQMFRYGRRWHVFINHGESDKMYMTTNQFKAYDYAFIAGDAARERLGRVLWDYDLDRRTFSIGRPQADHVAGDAPFDPDDRTVVLYAPTWEGDRPSAHYGSVRSHGEALVEALLASGRHRVIYRPHPRSGVIDSEYAAANARIVAALSAANRADPSARHTYDASSTLGWQLRVADLAILDISAMVYDRLALGAPLIVTRPADPEALVDDAGYLSACEWLDAGRAGAVIEEADRVLGDPEVGDRLRYWVQHYFGDTTPGASTRRFHAAVEELMRRWDTWHGRGSESREGEIAG, encoded by the coding sequence ATGCCCCTCGCCCGCGACGCCCGACTCGCGGTCGGTCTCCTGCGCAAGGCTCTGGCCACACGCACCGCCCGTCGCGATCTGCACCGCGCCCTCGCCGCGCGCGGGCCACTTCCGCACGCGACATTCCGCATCGCGGTGTACTTCGCCGACGGTGCGGTGAACATGTACCAGATGCGTCAGTGGTACGCGCCCCTGCGCGACCTCGCGAGGACGTGGCCCGTCGTCGTCATCAGCCGTTCGATCCGCGGTGCCGACGCTCTGCTGAAGGACGGAGAGCTCCCCGTGGCATTCGCCCCGACCGTCCGCGACGTCGAACAGGTGCTCGCTGAGCAGGACATCCGCCTCGTGTTCTACGTGAATCAGAACACGCGCAACTTCCAGATGTTCCGGTACGGGCGTCGTTGGCACGTGTTCATCAATCACGGCGAGTCCGACAAGATGTACATGACCACCAACCAGTTCAAGGCGTACGACTACGCCTTCATCGCCGGAGACGCCGCGCGGGAGCGGCTCGGACGGGTGCTCTGGGACTACGACCTCGACCGGCGGACGTTCTCGATCGGCCGCCCCCAAGCCGACCACGTCGCCGGAGACGCGCCCTTCGACCCGGACGACCGCACGGTCGTCCTCTACGCGCCGACCTGGGAAGGCGACCGCCCGTCGGCGCATTACGGCTCCGTCCGGTCCCACGGTGAAGCCCTGGTGGAGGCGCTCCTCGCTTCCGGGCGTCACCGCGTGATCTATCGCCCGCACCCGCGGTCCGGGGTGATCGATTCCGAGTACGCAGCCGCGAACGCCCGGATCGTGGCGGCCCTCTCCGCCGCGAATCGCGCCGACCCCTCCGCCCGCCACACCTACGACGCGTCATCCACGCTGGGGTGGCAGCTGCGGGTCGCCGACCTCGCGATCCTCGATATCTCGGCGATGGTCTATGACCGGCTCGCGCTCGGTGCGCCGCTCATCGTCACCCGCCCCGCCGACCCCGAAGCCCTCGTCGACGACGCGGGGTACCTCTCGGCGTGCGAGTGGCTGGATGCCGGGCGTGCGGGCGCCGTGATCGAGGAGGCCGATCGGGTACTGGGCGATCCCGAGGTAGGCGACCGTCTCCGGTACTGGGTGCAGCACTACTTCGGCGACACGACGCCGGGTGCCTCGACACGTCGCTTCCACGCCGCCGTCGAGGAGCTCATGCGTCGCTGGGACACCTGGCACGGACGAGGCTCCGAGTCCCGCGAGGGAGAGATCGCCGGTTAA